The Plutella xylostella chromosome 21, ilPluXylo3.1, whole genome shotgun sequence DNA window CAGCTTCTAAATCACAATGTCATGtctttaccaaaataataatgacaggacgctacctataacctatttgattgttttactaATGCATTTGTAGGCAACCTACACGTATTTTAAGCACACTAAGTTTGAATGCAACAAATTTGTATACAATAGGGTAAAAGTACCACATATCGGcacttcaaatgtttcaagcaaaatgtatacaagtatacaaatattatgctaagttttttttttttttttttttttttaattttatgtaaagggtaaagttaccagttattgaccttttaaatggtttaaacaaaatgtattaccttagtgtacacattatattattattattttttatttgtttttttttttaaatgcctattttattgtacGCCTACACATATGATTTTTCTATTAACGTTTTCTCTCAATCTCCTTCCGTTTCACGGCAACAATTGTAGGCTAAAagccttttaagtttttgaataatgcaaaacacaaataaaataacgttccTAATAACCCGATCCTGTTTCTAATAATTCTGATCACCCTATCCTGGTCTACGGCATATCAATTGTAATATACCCCCCCCTGTAGTTACGCTTCGgactctaacctacctatttaagacgtatttttcgccctaactaaactgaaacggaactgaagagaagttttgtaacggtatacgtgttttgcattattcgcttggccaatacgtgatcgtctagtctagcggttaggactctacattgccgaagtaactcaagttcttttaggaggttgagagaatccctaccctagcactaatccctagaaccctagttcataatccctagtttatctaatttttaggacaacagaacaaagctcaagcaatagttatttcttaaaaaatatacataattgagagtgatttaaaaatatatattatatatatatataaaaaaaaaagggttttaatttgaatagaaggtgcgccccgcctcgcacaccctatgaaggacgaccagatccgtccaccagacccatctaccttctctagcccactggctctattcaaactgtttttttttgtcagtcagtccctaggaaaggatctattgattgggatccagacgatgttaataatattttattcagcttcacaattcggcacggatatctcctgagcctacttaagcatttattcgacacggatatttcctgagtctacttctgtatccataatatgtaatagttattcggcacggatagttcctgagcctactcttgtattttcgacacggatattccctgagtctacttatacatttattcgacacggatatttcctgagtctacttatgtatcaataatgtgtaatagtaatccggcacggatagttcctgagcctactcttgtattttcgacacggatatttcctgagtctactcatgtatatcgtcacagtacaatgttttccaataatggacataattaaaatataattattatctcccatttcagcttgtgtcaagagcaatcactcaaatgtatctctatattgtagatctcagagttatgtgacaattaatattttatcgatgctggcttgtgtctaccatggtacctacaagttgttcgaggtggtttccctgcctctaattaacttcatcacagtcaagctcaacattacttattaataactaactgtcatcatctcctcctgtatatagtatgtatattggtcagtttgtaagaagaatccaattcagcaactgctttcctttacccaagctgataagaagtcatttcaatttatttatcggtagtaagtaactcatgtactatgaaaatattttcctatcttattcaaaacttagtaaattttatttagaatagaatacagttgaaactcttatggtcgccaatcgcctcaatgaccctaattataaattttgtttaatattatcaacatcttatccaaacccaaatcaataattatttatattagcagaattaaaggaaaataataagtataataaattattactaatcacttaatatgtaaaagttgtcatggtcacagtcaataacatatagccaatgatatccatttaaccttcaaaagtaaaatggcatgaatattcactatggaaatatttattttatcttttccaaatatttcagttagcttaaaatagtgttagtgctcctatggccgtcatccaacacattgaccctacgggtataagtatctaattgaaggtatttattttatttaatcagacaagtagataactttagtaaaagtaaagttggtgctcaactaggtcggaaactgactcattgaccctattatttattaattttgtttaatattcttcatcttttccaaagcaaaatcaatctttatttatattaataaaagggtataatgcaggtttttaagtattataaattatcattaacttgctgaatatataagaattgtcttagtcacagtcagtcaggtacaagttatgaccaatataaccattgaataaaaggaatacttactaaattacatgaattctattctgttttctgatacataactagtaattgaggtactgaagtaaatacctattgaattccaataaagcaaactttacatacttaggtgggtaagcaaataccaaaatcatatCTATCACATCAATGAGTAAGAGGCCTAGATCCACTAActatacatcaataacattcaccacacatgagatacaaaaggatagcATGTTTTCcaattcaataacctactctcCCACAGTCTAAACCTACCTGCTTAGCATCTAACtggtttgaagatgaaatgcattttatacaaacccacattttaaacaatgtacctagtatcaaatacctagtaagtaagtataaatttagaatctgggtttcttagttctgaactaatgttttgaaagtagatttgttttgcaaacaataccaaacaacaaacaatgtcccttaaatgtttgttggttttgttgctgcctaattgttaagtatggtttttttcttttatgataaacaatacttcaaatacctgaatttaccaagtgtagctaaacccataataaaaccatagagaatcattaaactagtgaatcacacaagtacacacaataattattcaagtagaaacatagtattttatgaaaatatggtccggccaattttcatcccggtggaaaaatgtttaaaatcattacaaatattaagaatacaagtaataagtaatgtttataataaccactcttagagaatcaaagtaggttgagctagctgtagattttaaattacttaagtactaaatagaaatgctgattcaagtaagaatataattttgctaaatagattcatagcttaatatgaataacctgaagcatattcttcattctggtttcaagactgaatagataagtacatgcttacatgagaactaggtggagttggtagaaataagtttatattgtgtatctcaggagataagtaaataagtaccgactacctaggaatatgaatcttcttgtaacctaaacaatttcagaatgatctaatatgttacctaatagatttacttaaattgcaagcacttatcactgaataggattccacataattatgttatatatctgatgaatcatccattattattacttgggtacttattcagattgttgtgcaagcctagtaagtttgtaaaccaaatatgttggaacataggttatgatccaccacaatgaaacataggtacacctaatggtctgtattatgctaattactgttctttactgggtatgcaaagactgctgggtgaaacaatttcaggtagatagattgctgtgagtaaaagtaacatacttaaatacttgactcattagccatcatctcaatagaacatactattcaatatctgtactatattgatataagtaactaagtttattccttccaggtaaacaaacatagcttgatgaaacaagtggggttattttcccatagtcgaatgtacttatgcttgtaaattgattgttttatgtgatagaatctttaaggctgattgatgaagtaaaaggtggtttccttgggtctctcctaataagcctaggtaccctagcagtcttcaatttcaaaatggccaagaagcttaacaataaataatggggaacaattggatttttaggttatgaaaaatattctaattttgaaaccagaacaaagaatggggtgaagtatagatatgctgtgatacctctaaatagtggttatgacaaaatattatcgacacttagctgaggatcctgaggcgccgccgccggccggtcGAAGCTCCAAAACCACCCCGCCATAAAATACACTTCCACTATCACTCCCATATGCAAACGCTCCCTCCTATCACCCGAAACTCCACGAGAAGACCAAGGGCGAGTTTTCTTCCCGAAGCCTATTTATAGCCTCCCTGACCATCGACTcccttttcttttttttttccttttttttttcggttcatccatcgaactttatcgattCCACTCCATCCCTAAGATCCTAGACTACcggtggcgccactgagctagacaataacacaactattaaatatttttaaggtaataaaccgatgaactattgttctataattattgataattaatattattattatttaactagtatttattaattttaagtcctgattcaattaattagaactaaaagatactcagttgagcgtcaaggaggcgtagtacgtaaagtgtcgcgtaaattagtgttgtgcaaatctgatcctcataataataacttatcactatggcgtcattcatttcaataatcaaacaataattaacagagccgtataaacggttgaaacataatataaccgaatctagtatgatatctctttaaactctaagcgtcaacaataagacttgtacttattctaggtatctgtcgattcgaacgacacaacagcccccgaacattaccatataaggaaatgcatcatcgagtctaacccattagatggcactagtgtggcatttctacatcgcggtatggttgtgttttccaaccagcgtatagtcttattttgcttataataaaaatttcgccaatctatacataatgtataagtctgctacggacggactatgttccgttacaCTATCCTGGGTGCGCAACCCAGAGAATTTATCGTACGATAAAATCAACgaaaaaattgttgaaacTTTTACTGGTGGTGACTActcaaaaatatcaaatgaTCTTCTTCAAATGGTGTGCGGCCACAGGGCGGACATGGTGGAGCAAAGAAGGGAGCTCATTCTGTCCTCCGTGAAAGACCCGCTCATTAAAAGTAACCTGCGCAAGGTTCCTCCTTCTTGTAAATACCTGTTCGATTCTGAACAATTTACACTAGCCCTGGAAAAGGCCGGAGGAGTAAGGAAATCCTTTTGGCCTAagcaaacaaacaaaccgGCTGCGCAAGCTGGTAATTATGAATATTCTAGAAACCCCGCGCAGGGTATTAATTGCAACAAGCCTAACGGTGCTAAAAACAAAGCTCCCGCGCAGGGATGCTCTCACTGGCCAAATAACAACAGGTCCCAAAGCCACTTTTACACAAACAGCTCTGCGCAAGGGCCTAGCAACTCTAATGCTAATCACAGACCCTCCACCTCAAACATAAAACCAAACAACTATCGCGAAGGGAGGGGGGGGCACTATAACAACAAGCAGCAGCGACCCCGTAAACGACAGGCATCGCCTTCGTTTCGATCAAAAAATAAACGTTACAAATACTGACTCGAGGCCCTTTCGGGCGGGCCAACTGAAACATTTTGTACATACGTGGGCCAAGCTGGGCGCACCAGCACGACTTCTGAAAATGATAGAAGGGTACCGCATTCCATTCTCTCGCAAACCGCCATTGATACATCCGCATCACACAAATCACATTCATACACCTCCTTCAGAAGAAATGTCACAGCTAATATCACAaatgaaaaaagaaaatgtaCTACAGCCGGTACCAAGCTCACCCAGCTTTCTTTCAACAATGTTTCTAAGACCCAAGCCCGACGGATCACTACGACCGATTTTCAACCTGAAGAATCTGAACAAATTCGTGTGTACGCCACAGTTTCGACTGGTGAATATGCACAAAGTTCCAGAATTCCTACAAAAACAGGACTGGATGGGAAAAATCGATATTTCCCAGGCCTATTTCCACGTGGCAATAGCTCAAAGCCACAGATGCTTTTTAAGGCTCATATATCGCAACGAACTGCTGGAAATGACGTGCCTACCTTTCGGCCTCAGCTCGGCGCCATCAGCCTATGCCTCCATAACCGCATGGATAGCACAGCTCCTGCGAGACGAGGGCATAAGGACACTGGTCTACCTGGACGACTTCCTCTTGGTCCACCAAGACCCGACCACCCTGAGCCAGCACTTGGACTACGCGGTCCAACTGTTGAACCAACTGGGTTGGCAAATAAATCGAGCGAAGTCAATCCTGAAACCTCAAAGAACCCTAGAGTTCCTGGGAATCATTTGGAATCCATGGCCCAACACAAAAACCCTACCGGACAAAAAGACTGCCAAAATAAAATCCAGTATAAATCAAATTCTATCCTCAGGGCAAGCCAGCTTCTCAGAAATTCAATCTCTAGTCGGCCTACTGAACTTTTCGAGCTTCGCTGTTCCGAGGGGCAGATTGAATTATCGTCACATACAATCATTCAACCACAATCTGCCAGAAATAGCGCAAAAATTCAATGTACCAATTCTCGCCAAAACAGAAATGAAATGGTGGCTCAAAAATTGTTACCAATCAACAGCCATACATATAGCGCCACCGTCTCACTTCCTGACGACCGACGCCTCGGACATAGCCTGGGGGGCACGGCTGGACAATACCAATATACAGGGCCTGTGGAGACCGCACGAAAGAGACCTTCACTGCAATCAAAAAGAGTTACTCGCAGTCCACAAGGCAATAGAACGAATGCGAACGACATTAGCCAACAAAACTGTAATGCTACAAACCGACAACAGAACAGTCATCGCATACATTCGAAACGAAGGAGGAACAAGGTCTCAGGCACTGATGACCTTAACGTTCAACTTGTTTGCACTACTGGATCGGTACAACATAAAACTGACAACGTTCCATATTCCGGGCATCTACAACAGCGAAGTGGACCACCTATCTCGGAAAATGCTATCACCGGAATGGCACCTGCTGCCGTCAGCGCTGGAAACAATATTCGCCAAATGGGGAGTGCCGACAATGGACCTCTTTGCATCGAGAATAGCACACGTGGTGAAGGACTATTGTTCGATAGACCTCAGCGACGACCAAGCGAAAATGCACGATGCGTTCGCCCATCCATGGTCATTTCAACTAGCTTGGGTATTCCCACCACCCTGTCTGATGCCACGCGTACTGAACCACTTGAACAGTGCATCAGGGATATATCTAGTAGTAGCTCCTCGGTGGGAACGAGTATTTTGGCGACCGGACCTGAAACAAAGAGCGTTAGGCCCACCACACACGATCTGGAACTTACGCCAAGTACTAGTGGATGCAACGTCAGGCCATCCTCCTCCGAAGGTAGACGAGATGACTCTGGAAGTATGGAGATGTGGGGGTGGTCGGATGAATTACCAAACTGGTCACCAGAACAGAAAAAACTTCTACTGACAAGTTGGCGACCATCGACCTTGAAAACTTATAGGCCAGCATGGAATCGCTGGTGTGAATGGGCGAGGACAAAGGGAGTTGCCCCTACTAACCCCTCGGGTTCCGATCTAGGAAGATTTATTATCGACTTGCACCTTATCCATAAACTTTCTTACAATTCTATACTGCTACACAAGTCGGTAGTTTCTACTATGTGCAACACTCACTCATCACACCTTAGTTCAGACAGCGTGGTTAAACATGCACTAAAAGCCGTTGCCCTACAAACCCCAAAAGCATCCAAATCTCCAATATGGGACATAGatattgtaatagattttatATCTAAATCAGATACTCAAACAAGCAGTTTGTATGAAGCGTCAAGACAAACAGCAACCTTGCTTCTACTATGTTCGGGCAGAAGGGTCCACGATCTCACCTTGTTACGAATTGATGCAGATCACTGTGTGACAATGCATGACTCTATAATATTCTGGCCCGAATTCGGATCCAAAACTGACTCTTATTGTAGGGTATGCTTAGTGAGTTACGAATATTGATTGAGGGTAGCATATGTGTCATTCATTCTGGGAATAAAGTGCGCTCGGTGAACATCAGCTCCCTGGTTTTATTGGAAGATATCCCCCAGGATAGGGACTTCACAGTGGCGACGAAGAAAAATCGGTGCCGGGACATTTGTGCGCGTGTAACGAAAAAAATTCGCGTCGAAAACAATGTCGGTCGGCAAATTAGCGGAGTTCCAAGTGCGCGGCGGCACGTGGTCGTCATACGTAGATAGACTCGAAATGTACTATAAAGTGAATAAAATAAGTGCCGACCTAaaactacctatattaatTGCGAGTATGGGTGATGAGGCCTACGAGTTACTGGTGAACTTGGCGTGTCCTAGTAAGCCGTCGGACATAACCTATGAGGCCGCGTGTGACCTACTACGTGACCATCTGCAGCCTTCCCCGTCGGTGTGGGCGGAACGGTTCAGGTTCAGACAGAGGCGGCAAAGCGCAGAAGAAAACGTTTCGGGTTACGTGGCCGCACTCAAAAAGGCGGCACGTCTTTGCAACTTTGGAGATAAGCTGAACGACAACCTCCGGGATCAGCTCGTGTGCGGGCTGAGGAGCGACGTCATTCGTCAGCGCCTGTTCGCCGAGGACGACACATTGACGTTCACGAACGCGGTGAAGCTGGCCACGTCACTGGAAGCGGCGGAGATAAACGCGGCAGCGGTGGAGGCGCCGGGAGccagtggcggcggcggcggcggcggggcggccaGCTCCGGGGGCGCGGTGCATGCGCTCGAGCTGGCGCAGCaggggcgcgcgcgcgggccgcagcggggcggcggcggcggcgcgggcggcggtcCCCACAGCAGCCGGGGCGCTGGTAGCTACAGCAGCAGCGGCGCGGGTGGAGCGGCGTTCAATGGAGCCGACGGTTGGCGTCAATCGCGGGGCCACGAGGCAGTGACGGCAGCAGGGCCCGGCCGAGGGGCATGTCGTGCTTGTGGTGCGCGCAACCATTCGGAGAATAGTTGTCGTTTCCGGGACTATGTGTGCAGCCGGTGCAGGGAGACGGGCCACCTGAGGCGGGTGTGCCCGCGtgcggcggggcgcgggcggaccgcgggcggcggcggcggccgcgccccGGGCCGGGTGCACTACGGAGCGACCGCTGCGGAACCTGACTCCTGGGAGGAGAACCTCGGCGAGGGCGCCGATCTCGAGGAGGCGTTACACAGCTTGTGTCTAAACGATTACAGAGCGGTGagtgtacctatgtgtttagACAACAAAATTGTAAAAATGGAAGTTGACACAGGAACAGCTATATCCTGCATTAGTAAACAACTGTATGAGGAATTATTTTCACATAGAAAAAttgagaaaaataatatttgtctcAAGTTTATTGATGGCTCTAAAGTTCGTCctttaggtataataaaaccTTTAGTTAGGTATAAAGATAAGGAAGCTATCTTAGATTTATTCGTAATCGAAGGGGCAACAACGTCTTTATTAGGTCGTCAGTGGCTGGCAGAACTAGGTGTAGTGATACCTAGTTTCAATTGTAACAATGTTAGCGGTGACTCACAGCCTTTGAATAAAGACATATGTGTTTTGTTGGGCAGGTATAAGGAGTTGTTTTCGGGCGGACTGGGTCGGTACac harbors:
- the LOC119690760 gene encoding keratin, type II cytoskeletal 2 epidermal-like, coding for MSVGKLAEFQVRGGTWSSYVDRLEMYYKVNKISADLKLPILIASMGDEAYELLVNLACPSKPSDITYEAACDLLRDHLQPSPSVWAERFRFRQRRQSAEENVSGYVAALKKAARLCNFGDKLNDNLRDQLVCGLRSDVIRQRLFAEDDTLTFTNAVKLATSLEAAEINAAAVEAPGASGGGGGGGAASSGGAVHALELAQQGRARGPQRGGGGGAGGGPHSSRGAGSYSSSGAGGAAFNGADGWRQSRGHEAVTAAGPGRGACRACGARNHSENSCRFRDYVCSRCRETGHLRRVCPRAAGRGRTAGGGGGRAPGRVHYGATAAEPDSWEENLGEGADLEEALHSLCLNDYRAV